A window of Opitutus sp. ER46 contains these coding sequences:
- a CDS encoding histidine phosphatase family protein, translated as MLKTIHSLPAHAPAAAFLRHAERHQIVDVKDPAAAELTAKGHADAEAFGRQIHGFDCVRLFHSPVKRCRQTAEAIARGIAATGVSSTEIVGPENALGIDYILDLKEAGRLTLLHGDHFVRLWFTGQIPANVVEAAEAIAARKVTHLVQRLQEPCAQGRRLDLHVSHDWNILILRELMVGVRHEDAGWLNFLDGVAFAPTADGLQAVYRTTTVTRPLPWSFASR; from the coding sequence TTGCTCAAAACCATCCACTCCCTTCCGGCCCACGCCCCCGCGGCCGCCTTTCTCCGGCACGCGGAACGCCACCAGATCGTTGACGTCAAGGACCCGGCCGCCGCCGAACTCACGGCCAAGGGTCACGCCGACGCCGAAGCCTTCGGCCGCCAGATCCATGGTTTTGACTGCGTGCGACTCTTCCACAGCCCGGTGAAACGTTGCCGCCAAACCGCCGAGGCGATCGCGCGCGGCATCGCCGCCACCGGCGTCAGCTCCACCGAGATTGTCGGTCCCGAAAACGCGCTCGGCATCGACTACATCCTCGATCTCAAGGAGGCCGGCCGGCTCACCCTGCTGCACGGCGATCATTTTGTCCGTCTCTGGTTCACCGGCCAGATTCCCGCCAACGTGGTCGAAGCCGCCGAGGCAATCGCCGCCCGCAAGGTCACACACCTCGTGCAACGCCTTCAGGAGCCCTGCGCCCAAGGCCGGCGACTCGACCTCCACGTTTCGCACGACTGGAACATCCTCATCCTTCGCGAACTGATGGTCGGTGTCCGCCACGAGGACGCCGGCTGGCTCAACTTCCTCGACGGAGTGGCCTTCGCCCCCACCGCCGACGGACTTCAGGCCGTGTACCGCACCACCACTGTCACCCGTCCCCTCCCCTGGTCATTCGCTTCGCGCTGA
- a CDS encoding methyltransferase MtaB domain-containing protein yields MKYRQLAIPHADGLLFGTAPHPLITRRGLRLGGGLVYPELNFTLPAMEVTAATMPVVARHYRDIITDALRRAVDLDAPGVVIEFETLPPMTATPAFGLEIVQILLGAMEEAHRQHGLKSVLRMTPNDNREFARPPVMRSGEHWERMLELFDGAARVGAELLSIESVGGKELHDDALMMGDLGQVIYSQCVLGVRDMEFLWRQLGAIARRHGVVCAGDTACGFGNTAMVLAEQRMIPRVFAAVVRAVSAVRTLVGYEQGAVGPGKDCGYENPYLKAITGYPMAMEGKTSACAHLSPLGNIAGAYADTWSNESVQNVRLLAASAPTCYLEQLIYDCRLMNRALAEGTASALTLRRWMVDSDAALDPQAWVLTPDSVIAIAQAIVSAPNHYQAGVAAARCAITLLRDAHATGRCRIAPREVPFLETMLAHVDALPADEAEFIAQQKGVVDASRYLPAEYGV; encoded by the coding sequence ATGAAATACCGCCAACTCGCCATCCCGCATGCGGATGGCCTGCTCTTCGGCACCGCGCCGCACCCGCTCATCACCCGGCGCGGACTGCGCCTGGGCGGCGGCCTGGTGTATCCGGAGCTCAACTTCACGCTCCCCGCCATGGAGGTCACCGCCGCGACCATGCCGGTCGTGGCGCGACACTACCGCGACATCATCACCGACGCCCTCCGCCGCGCGGTCGACCTCGACGCCCCGGGTGTGGTCATCGAGTTCGAAACCCTGCCGCCCATGACGGCGACGCCCGCGTTCGGCCTGGAAATCGTCCAGATCCTCCTCGGCGCCATGGAGGAAGCCCACCGCCAGCACGGTCTCAAATCGGTCCTCCGGATGACCCCCAACGACAACCGTGAGTTCGCGCGTCCACCGGTCATGCGCTCCGGCGAGCACTGGGAACGCATGCTCGAGCTCTTCGACGGCGCCGCGCGCGTCGGCGCCGAGCTCCTCAGCATCGAATCCGTCGGCGGCAAGGAACTGCACGACGACGCCTTGATGATGGGCGACCTCGGGCAGGTCATCTACTCGCAGTGCGTCCTTGGCGTGCGCGACATGGAATTCCTCTGGCGTCAGCTCGGCGCCATCGCCCGGCGCCACGGCGTCGTCTGCGCCGGAGACACCGCCTGCGGCTTCGGCAACACCGCCATGGTGCTCGCCGAGCAGCGCATGATCCCCCGCGTGTTCGCCGCCGTCGTCCGCGCCGTCTCCGCCGTGCGCACCTTGGTCGGCTACGAACAGGGCGCCGTCGGTCCCGGCAAGGACTGCGGTTACGAGAACCCCTACCTCAAGGCCATCACCGGCTACCCGATGGCGATGGAGGGCAAAACCTCCGCCTGCGCCCACCTCAGCCCGCTCGGCAACATCGCCGGCGCGTACGCCGACACGTGGTCCAACGAGTCGGTGCAGAACGTCCGCCTCCTCGCCGCCTCCGCGCCCACCTGCTACCTTGAGCAGCTCATCTACGACTGTCGCCTGATGAACCGCGCCCTGGCTGAGGGCACGGCCTCCGCCCTCACCCTCCGGCGCTGGATGGTCGACTCCGACGCCGCGCTCGACCCGCAGGCCTGGGTGCTCACGCCCGACAGCGTCATCGCCATCGCCCAGGCCATCGTCAGCGCGCCGAACCATTATCAGGCCGGCGTCGCCGCCGCGCGTTGCGCCATCACCCTCCTGCGCGACGCGCACGCCACGGGACGCTGCCGCATCGCGCCGCGCGAAGTGCCGTTCCTCGAAACCATGCTGGCGCACGTGGACGCCCTGCCGGCCGATGAGGCCGAGTTCATCGCGCAACAGAAGGGCGTGGTCGACGCCTCCCGTTACCTGCCCGCCGAATACGGCGTGTAA
- a CDS encoding glycoside hydrolase family 31 protein, whose translation MRTRGYDVAADALARLPAPAGAPVVVAAEISSRGVLLRMPLAAGERVYGLGLQLQSFQHRGTKKRLRVNADPRLDTGDSHAPVPFYVTNRGYGVFVDTARYATFYLGNKVAAPPRVREGGATSARRDDWNGVTPPERLGLGQPSEVLIEVPAPARGVDMYLFAGPSLREAVQRYNLFAGGGVVPPRWGLGFWYREHTDATQADTLALAAELRARRVPCDVLGLEPYWQTHAYACSYSWSDRFPAPAEMLAQLAAAGFRVNAWEQAFVHPSAPMYEALLPRVGNVAVWGGVVPDFLDPEARRCFAAHHARLIAEGLAGFKADECDNSDFTGNWSFPEHARFPSGADGEQMHSLLGLRYQEALQAAFTMRRQRTYGLVRSSGALASPLPYVLYSDLYDHRQFVRGLASAGFAGLLWTPEVRDARDPVELVRRIEMAVFSPLMMVNGWYLKHPPWKQGERAANHAGRFAAGWEQVEARVRALAELRMRLVPYLHAAFVRYAGEGLPPFRPLVMDFPDDPAAATIDDEYLVGDALLVAPIIVRAVASGSARAADAMGAARRTVYLPPGDWFDFWTGERRQGGRRFVVSAPLGQTPVFVRSGAVLPLADATLHTGDPASWRLTARVYGDGAREARLYEDDGRFAARLNEVRLHWDRARGQGRVERAHDLDAGTPGYQVAAWQVIGA comes from the coding sequence GTGCGCACACGCGGGTATGACGTGGCCGCAGACGCCTTGGCGCGGCTGCCGGCGCCGGCGGGCGCGCCGGTCGTCGTCGCGGCAGAGATCTCCAGCCGCGGCGTCCTGCTCCGGATGCCGCTGGCCGCCGGCGAACGAGTCTATGGGCTGGGCCTGCAGTTGCAGTCGTTCCAGCACCGCGGAACGAAGAAGCGGCTGCGGGTCAACGCCGACCCCCGGCTGGACACCGGCGACAGCCATGCGCCGGTGCCGTTCTACGTCACGAATCGAGGCTACGGCGTGTTCGTGGACACGGCGCGTTACGCGACGTTTTACCTGGGCAACAAGGTGGCGGCACCACCGCGCGTCCGCGAGGGGGGCGCAACGTCGGCGCGGCGCGACGACTGGAACGGCGTCACTCCGCCCGAGCGGCTCGGGCTGGGGCAGCCGAGTGAGGTGCTGATCGAGGTGCCCGCGCCGGCGCGCGGGGTCGACATGTACTTGTTTGCCGGACCGTCGCTGCGTGAGGCGGTGCAGCGCTACAACCTGTTCGCGGGCGGAGGCGTGGTGCCGCCGCGGTGGGGCCTCGGCTTCTGGTATCGGGAGCACACGGACGCCACGCAGGCCGATACGCTGGCCCTCGCGGCGGAACTGCGCGCGCGGCGGGTCCCCTGCGACGTGCTCGGGCTGGAGCCGTATTGGCAGACGCACGCCTACGCGTGTTCGTACTCGTGGAGTGACCGGTTCCCGGCGCCGGCGGAGATGCTCGCGCAATTGGCGGCGGCTGGCTTTCGGGTGAACGCGTGGGAGCAGGCCTTTGTCCACCCCTCGGCGCCGATGTATGAGGCGCTGCTGCCGCGGGTGGGAAACGTCGCGGTCTGGGGCGGCGTGGTGCCGGACTTCCTCGATCCGGAGGCGCGGCGGTGCTTCGCGGCGCACCACGCGCGGCTGATCGCGGAGGGACTTGCCGGGTTCAAGGCCGACGAGTGCGACAACTCGGACTTCACCGGGAACTGGTCGTTTCCGGAGCATGCGCGCTTCCCGTCGGGGGCGGACGGCGAGCAGATGCACTCGCTCCTGGGCCTGCGCTACCAGGAGGCGTTGCAGGCGGCGTTCACGATGCGGCGACAGCGCACCTACGGGTTGGTGCGTTCCTCGGGGGCGCTCGCCAGCCCCTTGCCTTATGTCCTCTACAGCGACCTTTACGATCACCGGCAGTTCGTGCGGGGCCTGGCGTCGGCCGGCTTTGCGGGGCTGTTGTGGACGCCGGAGGTGCGGGACGCCCGGGACCCGGTCGAACTGGTCCGGCGAATCGAAATGGCGGTGTTCTCGCCACTGATGATGGTGAACGGCTGGTACCTGAAGCATCCGCCCTGGAAGCAGGGGGAGCGGGCGGCGAACCATGCCGGGCGCTTTGCGGCGGGATGGGAGCAGGTGGAGGCGCGGGTGCGGGCGCTGGCCGAACTGCGGATGCGGCTCGTGCCGTACCTGCATGCCGCCTTCGTGCGGTATGCGGGCGAGGGCCTGCCGCCCTTCCGACCGCTGGTCATGGATTTCCCGGACGACCCGGCGGCGGCCACGATCGACGACGAGTACCTCGTGGGCGATGCCCTGCTGGTCGCGCCGATCATCGTGCGGGCAGTGGCTTCTGGCTCGGCGCGGGCGGCGGACGCGATGGGGGCGGCGCGGCGCACGGTGTACCTGCCGCCGGGGGATTGGTTCGACTTCTGGACCGGCGAACGGCGGCAAGGCGGACGGCGCTTCGTCGTGAGCGCGCCCCTCGGGCAGACCCCGGTCTTTGTGCGGAGTGGGGCAGTGCTGCCCCTGGCGGATGCCACGCTGCACACGGGCGATCCCGCCAGTTGGCGGCTCACGGCCCGGGTGTATGGCGATGGTGCGCGCGAGGCGCGGCTGTATGAGGACGATGGCCGTTTCGCGGCCCGGCTCAACGAGGTGCGGCTGCACTGGGACCGCGCGCGCGGTCAGGGCCGGGTGGAACGCGCGCATGACCTCGACGCGGGTACGCCGGGATATCAGGTGGCGGCCTGGCAGGTGATCGGGGCGTAG
- the surE gene encoding 5'/3'-nucleotidase SurE: protein MRILISNDDGIYSPGLAALARMASAYGEVRIVAPDVEQSSKSHSITSSRPLNIRRTQVPLLDGFEAYRVDGTPADCVALGVSRWGKPDLVLSGVNLGPNLGNGIWHSGTLAAAKQAALHGVRGIAFSTPVPDDEPKFDRVMPWARKALEILLPHAQLPLVNVNIPENARGLAWTCQSFRHYDGYVVPGTDPLGRQHYWFSVRPIEEVEPGSDRWAVENHFVSLTPLRLDLTDEARLEEVEKLTPLDASCAASETAR from the coding sequence ATGCGCATCCTGATTTCGAACGACGACGGCATTTACAGTCCCGGCCTGGCGGCCCTGGCGCGCATGGCCTCGGCGTACGGCGAGGTCCGCATCGTGGCGCCCGACGTGGAGCAATCCTCGAAAAGCCACTCCATAACCTCTTCCCGTCCGCTGAACATCCGCCGCACGCAGGTGCCGCTGCTGGACGGTTTCGAAGCCTACCGCGTGGACGGCACGCCGGCCGATTGCGTGGCGCTGGGCGTCTCGAGATGGGGCAAGCCGGACCTCGTGCTGTCGGGCGTGAACCTCGGGCCCAACCTCGGCAACGGCATCTGGCATTCTGGCACCCTCGCCGCCGCGAAGCAGGCGGCCTTGCACGGGGTCCGCGGCATCGCGTTCAGCACGCCGGTCCCCGATGACGAACCCAAGTTCGACCGGGTCATGCCTTGGGCCCGGAAAGCGCTGGAGATTCTGCTCCCGCACGCCCAGTTGCCCCTCGTCAACGTGAACATCCCGGAGAACGCCCGGGGCCTCGCGTGGACCTGCCAGTCGTTTCGGCATTACGACGGTTACGTCGTGCCGGGCACCGACCCGCTGGGCCGCCAGCACTACTGGTTCAGCGTCCGCCCCATCGAGGAAGTTGAGCCCGGCAGCGACCGCTGGGCCGTCGAGAACCACTTCGTGTCGCTCACGCCCCTGCGCCTCGACCTCACCGACGAGGCGCGGCTCGAAGAGGTCGAGAAACTAACCCCGCTCGACGCCAGCTGCGCCGCCAGCGAAACGGCTCGGTGA
- a CDS encoding AraC family transcriptional regulator has translation MKPPAPPTSPFGGLISAAEWQALANAHARTTRLHVRPTDVHGTWLDDHGEPRSCSHAADCPLVRAQAIAEALRWGEPCVVCCPGERAVWGVPVMRNQRVEGGLVVTCVSLQRPNRAGSLDRRILQACQALQRLAVDHNLTNEAHLSTRRQFASREREKAEAMHELKGRLHDDIRSTYLHEEPALLAAIRRGERREARQILNRVLTAIYAAGGSHTPLLKSLALELVVIMTRAAVQAGAQPEKILGFNYQSLTTLAHVDDQEVLAAWLCQMLEQLIDAIQANVRHPNSVQLARAVEFMQEHLAEPLTRETVARAAGLSPSHFSHLMRAKTSWTFVELLTRLRTDHACHLLAHTAADLTRIALDCGFSDQSYFTRVFRRRTGQTPGDYRRARLAPAQKS, from the coding sequence ATGAAACCGCCCGCTCCGCCCACTTCCCCCTTCGGTGGCCTGATCTCCGCGGCAGAGTGGCAGGCTCTCGCCAACGCCCATGCACGCACCACGCGCCTGCACGTGCGCCCCACCGATGTGCACGGCACCTGGCTGGACGATCACGGCGAGCCTCGCTCCTGCTCCCACGCCGCCGACTGTCCTCTGGTTCGCGCCCAAGCGATCGCCGAGGCGCTCCGCTGGGGCGAGCCGTGCGTGGTCTGCTGTCCCGGCGAGCGCGCCGTGTGGGGCGTTCCCGTCATGCGCAACCAGCGCGTCGAAGGCGGGCTCGTCGTCACCTGCGTTTCCCTCCAGCGCCCCAACCGCGCCGGTTCGCTCGATCGCCGCATCCTCCAAGCCTGCCAGGCCCTGCAGCGGCTCGCCGTCGATCACAACCTCACCAACGAGGCCCATCTCTCCACCCGGCGCCAGTTCGCCAGCCGCGAACGCGAAAAGGCCGAGGCTATGCACGAGTTGAAGGGTCGGCTCCACGACGACATCCGCAGCACCTATCTCCACGAGGAACCCGCTCTCCTCGCCGCCATTCGCCGCGGCGAGCGTCGCGAGGCCCGCCAGATTCTCAACCGGGTCCTCACGGCCATCTACGCCGCCGGCGGTTCCCACACCCCGCTCCTCAAGAGCCTCGCTCTCGAGCTGGTCGTCATCATGACCCGCGCGGCGGTCCAGGCCGGCGCCCAGCCCGAAAAGATTCTCGGCTTCAACTATCAGTCGCTCACCACTCTCGCGCACGTCGACGACCAGGAGGTACTCGCCGCCTGGCTCTGCCAGATGCTCGAACAGCTCATCGACGCCATCCAGGCCAACGTCCGCCATCCCAACTCCGTCCAGCTCGCCCGGGCCGTGGAGTTCATGCAGGAACACCTCGCCGAGCCGCTCACCCGCGAAACCGTCGCTCGCGCCGCCGGCCTGTCGCCCAGCCACTTTTCCCATCTGATGCGCGCCAAAACCAGCTGGACGTTTGTCGAGCTGCTTACGCGCCTCCGCACCGATCACGCCTGTCATCTCCTCGCCCACACCGCCGCCGACCTCACCCGCATCGCCCTCGACTGCGGCTTCAGCGACCAGAGCTACTTCACCCGCGTCTTCCGCCGCCGCACCGGCCAGACGCCCGGCGACTACCGCCGCGCCCGCCTCGCGCCCGCACAAAAGTCCTAA
- a CDS encoding DUF2892 domain-containing protein: MQATLETLQKPVTWARQQMGSLPCNVGRTEQKVRIVAGSVMIAAAFAAPLPSRWRTLLGVFGAMELATGAVRYCPVSHALGINTCRLGDL, from the coding sequence ATGCAAGCCACCCTCGAAACGCTTCAAAAACCAGTCACCTGGGCCCGCCAGCAAATGGGCTCCCTACCGTGCAACGTCGGCCGCACCGAGCAGAAGGTCCGGATTGTCGCCGGTTCCGTCATGATCGCCGCCGCCTTCGCCGCGCCGCTCCCCTCTCGCTGGCGCACCCTCCTCGGCGTCTTCGGCGCGATGGAACTCGCGACCGGCGCCGTGCGCTACTGCCCGGTCTCCCACGCCCTCGGGATCAACACCTGCCGGCTCGGCGACCTCTAG
- the cysK gene encoding cysteine synthase A gives MAKIHNDITETIGNTPLVRLNRTAAAHGAQAEILLKLEFFNPLSSVKDRIGAAMIEDALRTGKIRQDSVLIEPTSGNTGIALAFVAAAKGLKLILTMPETMSTERRKLLKVLGARLVLTEGAKGMKGAIAKAEELAKTIPNAVILQQFSNPANPEIHRKTTAEEIWRDTDGKVDFVVSGIGTGGTITGIGEVLKPRKPGLKIIAVEPDASPILSGGQPGPHKLQGLGAGFIPAVLNTKVYDEVIRVKDTDSGPVSKQVNQLDGIPIGISSGAAVWAAIQLAKRPENKGKQIVAIIPSSSERYLSTWLFADVNVESDSIEDLVGAPALAPA, from the coding sequence ATGGCCAAGATCCACAACGATATCACTGAGACGATCGGCAACACGCCGCTCGTTCGTCTGAACCGCACCGCTGCCGCCCATGGCGCGCAGGCGGAGATTCTGCTGAAGCTCGAGTTCTTCAATCCGCTCTCGAGCGTGAAAGACCGCATCGGCGCCGCGATGATCGAGGACGCGCTGCGCACCGGCAAAATCCGCCAGGACTCGGTCCTTATCGAACCGACGAGTGGCAACACCGGCATCGCGCTGGCGTTCGTCGCGGCGGCGAAGGGCCTGAAGTTGATCCTCACGATGCCCGAGACAATGAGCACGGAGCGCCGCAAGCTCCTGAAGGTGCTTGGCGCGCGCCTGGTGCTCACTGAGGGCGCAAAGGGCATGAAAGGCGCGATCGCGAAGGCCGAGGAACTCGCGAAGACGATTCCCAACGCCGTCATTCTCCAGCAGTTTTCGAATCCCGCGAATCCCGAGATCCACCGGAAGACCACTGCGGAGGAGATTTGGCGCGATACCGACGGCAAGGTGGACTTCGTCGTTTCGGGCATCGGCACGGGCGGCACGATCACGGGCATCGGCGAGGTGCTGAAGCCGCGCAAACCCGGTCTGAAGATCATCGCGGTTGAGCCTGATGCCTCGCCGATCCTCTCGGGTGGCCAGCCGGGCCCGCACAAGCTGCAGGGGCTGGGCGCGGGGTTCATCCCGGCCGTGCTCAACACGAAGGTGTACGACGAGGTGATTCGCGTGAAGGACACCGACTCCGGTCCGGTCTCGAAGCAGGTGAACCAGCTCGACGGCATTCCGATCGGCATCTCCTCGGGCGCGGCCGTCTGGGCGGCGATCCAGTTGGCGAAGCGGCCCGAGAACAAGGGCAAGCAGATCGTCGCGATCATCCCCTCGAGCAGCGAGCGGTACCTGTCCACATGGCTGTTTGCCGACGTGAACGTTGAGAGCGACTCGATCGAAGACCTCGTTGGCGCCCCGGCTCTGGCCCCGGCCTGA
- a CDS encoding diacylglycerol kinase family protein yields MDALLLHNHTAGDEDHTEAKLVRLLKRHGHKVTYSPVQEGLGNGKLLDRADMVIAAGGDGTIRRTVIRMAGRKAPVGILPLGTANNIARSLGISTDVAAVVAGWKTGKPRAVDLGVAKGPWGRTAFIEGIGFGLISRTMAILDSLDEHTVHTFPSAADKLHRDVSVLVALTHEMPPIKARLKFGQEKVKDEFLLLEILNISRAGPGIVLANDAKPTDGKLNVVSVPSEERQTFIEQLERHVAHDQGKNSLHEQAIKKLRLEIAPCELRIDDKIAMTPADFAKLPDHRARIDVKVEPGAVNVYC; encoded by the coding sequence ATGGATGCCCTCCTGCTTCACAACCACACCGCCGGGGATGAGGACCATACGGAGGCCAAGCTTGTCCGCCTCCTGAAGCGTCACGGTCACAAGGTCACGTACTCACCCGTCCAAGAGGGGCTCGGGAACGGTAAGCTCCTGGACCGCGCCGATATGGTGATTGCGGCGGGCGGAGATGGCACGATCCGGCGGACCGTCATCCGCATGGCGGGTCGGAAGGCTCCGGTTGGAATCCTGCCGCTCGGCACTGCCAACAACATCGCCCGAAGCCTCGGCATATCGACCGACGTCGCGGCCGTTGTCGCCGGCTGGAAGACCGGCAAGCCGCGCGCGGTGGATCTCGGCGTCGCGAAGGGACCTTGGGGACGCACCGCCTTCATTGAGGGCATCGGCTTCGGGTTGATCAGCCGCACGATGGCGATCCTCGACAGCCTGGATGAACACACGGTGCACACGTTTCCCAGTGCGGCGGACAAGCTGCACCGCGATGTGTCGGTGCTGGTGGCGCTGACGCACGAGATGCCGCCGATCAAGGCGCGGCTGAAGTTTGGTCAGGAAAAGGTTAAGGACGAGTTCCTGTTGCTGGAGATATTGAACATCAGCCGCGCGGGGCCGGGCATCGTGCTGGCCAACGACGCGAAGCCGACCGACGGCAAGCTCAACGTCGTGTCCGTCCCAAGTGAGGAGCGGCAGACGTTTATAGAACAGCTTGAGCGGCACGTGGCGCACGACCAGGGCAAGAACTCGCTGCACGAACAGGCGATCAAGAAACTGCGGCTCGAGATCGCCCCCTGCGAACTGCGGATCGACGACAAGATTGCGATGACACCGGCGGACTTCGCCAAGCTGCCGGATCACCGCGCCAGGATCGACGTGAAGGTGGAGCCTGGCGCCGTGAACGTGTACTGCTGA
- a CDS encoding corrinoid protein, translated as MTTLELLAEAVASGKSNDAKALAQRALNEGTPPGTIVDQALVPAMTSVGDKFKRNLIFVPEMLIAARAMKAAMLELEPKLIAAGITPKYTAVLGTVQGDLHDIGKNLVGVMWKGANFKVVDLGTNVPPAKFIAAIREHQPQIVGLSALLTTTMPAITDTVRAIRASDCPPVKIMIGGAPVSQHFADEVGADGYTPDAASAVDLARTLVGAA; from the coding sequence ATGACTACCCTGGAACTCCTCGCCGAGGCCGTCGCCTCCGGCAAAAGCAACGACGCCAAGGCCCTTGCCCAACGCGCCCTTAACGAGGGCACCCCGCCCGGCACGATCGTCGACCAGGCCCTCGTTCCCGCGATGACCTCCGTCGGCGACAAGTTTAAGCGCAACCTGATCTTCGTCCCCGAGATGCTCATCGCGGCCCGCGCAATGAAGGCCGCCATGCTCGAGCTCGAACCCAAGCTCATCGCCGCCGGCATCACCCCGAAGTACACCGCCGTCCTCGGCACCGTCCAGGGCGACCTCCACGACATCGGCAAGAACCTCGTCGGCGTCATGTGGAAGGGTGCCAACTTCAAGGTCGTCGACCTCGGCACCAACGTCCCGCCCGCCAAGTTCATCGCCGCCATCCGCGAGCACCAGCCCCAGATCGTCGGCCTCTCCGCCCTGCTTACCACCACGATGCCGGCCATCACCGACACCGTCCGCGCCATCCGCGCCAGCGACTGCCCCCCCGTGAAGATCATGATCGGCGGCGCCCCGGTCTCCCAACACTTCGCCGATGAGGTCGGGGCCGACGGCTACACGCCCGACGCCGCCTCCGCCGTTGATCTCGCCCGCACGCTCGTCGGCGCCGCCTGA
- a CDS encoding glycoside hydrolase family 43 protein: MIASLVRRDFFSPRVLVTLLLAIALPAAVAAVPSFRPGELWPDDRGVHLNAHGGGVLWHDGTYYWYGEHKVAGGAGNRAEVGVHVYTSRDLYHWADAGIALAVSDDPAHDLARGCILERPKVLHNARTGKFVMWFHLELKGQGYRAARSGVAVADAPTGPFRFLGSFRPNAGVWPENLPADARRPLSAEEADKLQKLKLVGGPVPSFPGDLVCRRDFAGGQMARDMTLFVDDDGKAYHLYASEENGTLQISQLTDDYLRPAGRYVRVLPGEFNEAPAVLKRGGKYFLFTSGCTGWRPNAARLAVATSIWGPWRSLGNPCVGTPEQCANTFESQSTFVLPVQGRKDTFIFMADRWRPKDAIDGRYIWLPIAFENDVPVLRWHDEWCIGDEK, from the coding sequence ATGATCGCCTCCCTCGTTCGCCGTGATTTCTTCTCGCCGCGGGTTCTGGTCACGCTGCTGCTGGCGATCGCCTTGCCGGCCGCGGTGGCGGCGGTCCCCTCGTTTCGTCCGGGGGAACTCTGGCCCGACGATCGCGGAGTGCATCTCAACGCCCATGGCGGAGGCGTGCTCTGGCACGACGGAACGTACTACTGGTACGGCGAGCACAAGGTGGCCGGCGGCGCCGGCAACCGCGCGGAGGTGGGCGTGCACGTGTACACCTCGCGGGATCTCTATCATTGGGCGGACGCCGGGATCGCACTGGCGGTCTCGGACGATCCGGCGCACGACCTGGCGCGCGGCTGCATTCTCGAGCGGCCAAAAGTCCTGCACAACGCGCGCACCGGAAAGTTCGTGATGTGGTTTCACCTCGAGCTGAAGGGCCAGGGCTATCGCGCCGCGCGGAGCGGCGTGGCGGTGGCAGACGCTCCGACGGGTCCCTTTCGCTTTCTGGGCAGTTTCCGGCCGAATGCAGGCGTGTGGCCGGAGAACCTGCCGGCGGACGCGCGCCGGCCGCTGAGTGCGGAGGAGGCGGATAAGCTCCAAAAGCTGAAGCTGGTGGGCGGCCCCGTGCCGAGCTTCCCTGGCGACCTGGTTTGCCGACGCGATTTTGCCGGCGGGCAGATGGCACGCGACATGACGCTGTTCGTCGATGACGACGGAAAGGCGTACCACCTCTACGCGTCCGAGGAGAACGGCACGTTGCAGATCTCGCAGTTGACGGACGACTATTTGCGGCCCGCAGGCCGGTACGTGCGGGTGTTGCCGGGAGAGTTCAACGAGGCGCCGGCGGTGCTGAAGCGCGGCGGAAAGTACTTCCTTTTCACCTCGGGTTGCACCGGCTGGCGACCGAACGCCGCGCGGCTGGCGGTGGCGACCTCGATCTGGGGGCCGTGGCGGTCGCTCGGCAATCCATGCGTTGGCACGCCGGAACAGTGCGCGAATACGTTCGAGTCTCAGTCGACGTTCGTGCTGCCCGTGCAAGGACGGAAGGACACCTTCATCTTCATGGCGGACCGGTGGCGTCCCAAGGACGCGATCGATGGCCGCTACATCTGGCTCCCGATCGCCTTTGAAAACGACGTCCCCGTCCTGCGCTGGCACGACGAGTGGTGCATCGGCGACGAGAAGTGA